In the genome of Xyrauchen texanus isolate HMW12.3.18 chromosome 33, RBS_HiC_50CHRs, whole genome shotgun sequence, one region contains:
- the ndel1a gene encoding nuclear distribution protein nudE-like 1-A isoform X1, translating into MPEVSVMDANMIPKFVSKEEEIDFWKGLSFKYKKSYNEAQEELLEFQEGSRELETELETQLGQAEHRIRDLQVDNERLHHELDSLKDKLEQQYSQSYKQISMLEDDLSQTRGIKEQLHKYVRELEQANDDLERAKRATITSLEDFEQRLNQAIERNAFLESELDEKESLLVSVQRLKDEARDLRQELAVRERQPDLMRMSVPSSPTPDNDKTDSVVQASLSLPATPLSKNLDNAFTSQTVLANSCTNAALTPSARISALNIVGDLLRKVGALESKLAACRNFARDQAARKNYVTNVNGNLINGELTNYSHSLHTSYFDKARERVIFPALLLGGNKRRQSNVLLLGVIKLPLY; encoded by the exons ATGCCAGAA GTTTCTGTCATGGATGCAAATATGATTCCAAAATTTGTTTCCAAAGAAGAGGAAATTGATTTCTGGAAGGGTCTTTCATTCAAGTACAAGAAAAG TTATAACGAAGCACAGGAAGAGTTGCTGGAGTTCCAAGAGGGGAGCAGAGAGCTGGAGACAGAGCTGGAAACGCAGCTGGGTCAAGCGGAGCATCGAATCAGAGATCTGCAGGTGGACAATGAGAGACTGCACCACGAGCTTGACTCACTCAAG GATAAGTTGGAGCAGCAGTATTCTCAGAGCTATAAGCAGATCTCCATGCTGGAGGATGACCTCAGCCAGACTCGAGGCATCAAGGAGCAGCTGCATAAATATGTCAGAGAGCTAGAGCAGGCCAATGATGACCTGGAGAGAGCTAAGAG AGCTACAATTACGTCTCTGGAGGACTTTGAACAGAGACTAAACCAGGCCATAGAGAGGAATGCCTTTCTGGAGAGTGAACTGGATGAGAAGGAGTCTCTCTTGGTGTCTGTGCAGAGACTAAAAGATGAGGCCAGAG ACTTGCGGCAAGAGCTTGCAGTGCGAGAGAGGCAGCCAGATTTGATGAGAATGTCTGTGCCTAGCTCTCCTACTCcagacaatgacaaaacagactCAGTTGTCCAGGCCTCACTGTCCCTACCTGCTACACCTCTCAGCAAGAACCTGGACAATGCTTTTACCAGCCAGACAG TTCTGGCCAACAGTTGCACTAATGCAGCCCTCACTCCATCTGCTAGAATATCAGCCCTCAATATCGTAGGTGATTTACTGCGCAAAGTTGGG gcTTTAGAGTCTAAACTTGCAGCCTGTAGAAATTTTGCCAGGGACCAGGCAGCCAGGAAGAACTATGTCACAAATGTCAACGGCAATCTGATTAATGGAGAGCTTACAAATTACTCTCACTCGCTTCACACGTCCTACTTCGACAAAGC AAGAGAGAGGGTCATTTTCCCTGCGTTGCTCTTGG GTGGCAACAAGAGAAGGCAAAGCAATGTGCTGCTTCTAGGAGTCATCAAATTACCTTTGTACTGA
- the ndel1a gene encoding nuclear distribution protein nudE-like 1-A isoform X4: MDANMIPKFVSKEEEIDFWKGLSFKYKKSYNEAQEELLEFQEGSRELETELETQLGQAEHRIRDLQVDNERLHHELDSLKDKLEQQYSQSYKQISMLEDDLSQTRGIKEQLHKYVRELEQANDDLERAKRATITSLEDFEQRLNQAIERNAFLESELDEKESLLVSVQRLKDEARDLRQELAVRERQPDLMRMSVPSSPTPDNDKTDSVVQASLSLPATPLSKNLDNAFTSQTVLANSCTNAALTPSARISALNIVGDLLRKVGALESKLAACRNFARDQAARKNYVTNVNGNLINGELTNYSHSLHTSYFDKARERVIFPALLLGGNKRRQSNVLLLGVIKLPLY, from the exons ATGGATGCAAATATGATTCCAAAATTTGTTTCCAAAGAAGAGGAAATTGATTTCTGGAAGGGTCTTTCATTCAAGTACAAGAAAAG TTATAACGAAGCACAGGAAGAGTTGCTGGAGTTCCAAGAGGGGAGCAGAGAGCTGGAGACAGAGCTGGAAACGCAGCTGGGTCAAGCGGAGCATCGAATCAGAGATCTGCAGGTGGACAATGAGAGACTGCACCACGAGCTTGACTCACTCAAG GATAAGTTGGAGCAGCAGTATTCTCAGAGCTATAAGCAGATCTCCATGCTGGAGGATGACCTCAGCCAGACTCGAGGCATCAAGGAGCAGCTGCATAAATATGTCAGAGAGCTAGAGCAGGCCAATGATGACCTGGAGAGAGCTAAGAG AGCTACAATTACGTCTCTGGAGGACTTTGAACAGAGACTAAACCAGGCCATAGAGAGGAATGCCTTTCTGGAGAGTGAACTGGATGAGAAGGAGTCTCTCTTGGTGTCTGTGCAGAGACTAAAAGATGAGGCCAGAG ACTTGCGGCAAGAGCTTGCAGTGCGAGAGAGGCAGCCAGATTTGATGAGAATGTCTGTGCCTAGCTCTCCTACTCcagacaatgacaaaacagactCAGTTGTCCAGGCCTCACTGTCCCTACCTGCTACACCTCTCAGCAAGAACCTGGACAATGCTTTTACCAGCCAGACAG TTCTGGCCAACAGTTGCACTAATGCAGCCCTCACTCCATCTGCTAGAATATCAGCCCTCAATATCGTAGGTGATTTACTGCGCAAAGTTGGG gcTTTAGAGTCTAAACTTGCAGCCTGTAGAAATTTTGCCAGGGACCAGGCAGCCAGGAAGAACTATGTCACAAATGTCAACGGCAATCTGATTAATGGAGAGCTTACAAATTACTCTCACTCGCTTCACACGTCCTACTTCGACAAAGC AAGAGAGAGGGTCATTTTCCCTGCGTTGCTCTTGG GTGGCAACAAGAGAAGGCAAAGCAATGTGCTGCTTCTAGGAGTCATCAAATTACCTTTGTACTGA
- the ndel1a gene encoding nuclear distribution protein nudE-like 1-A isoform X2 yields MPEVSVMDANMIPKFVSKEEEIDFWKGLSFKYKKSYNEAQEELLEFQEGSRELETELETQLGQAEHRIRDLQVDNERLHHELDSLKDKLEQQYSQSYKQISMLEDDLSQTRGIKEQLHKYVRELEQANDDLERAKRATITSLEDFEQRLNQAIERNAFLESELDEKESLLVSVQRLKDEARDLRQELAVRERQPDLMRMSVPSSPTPDNDKTDSVVQASLSLPATPLSKNLDNAFTSQTVLANSCTNAALTPSARISALNIVGDLLRKVGALESKLAACRNFARDQAARKNYVTNVNGNLINGELTNYSHSLHTSYFDKARTVNGINSGMMANISAAQLSSSPSGLVLSV; encoded by the exons ATGCCAGAA GTTTCTGTCATGGATGCAAATATGATTCCAAAATTTGTTTCCAAAGAAGAGGAAATTGATTTCTGGAAGGGTCTTTCATTCAAGTACAAGAAAAG TTATAACGAAGCACAGGAAGAGTTGCTGGAGTTCCAAGAGGGGAGCAGAGAGCTGGAGACAGAGCTGGAAACGCAGCTGGGTCAAGCGGAGCATCGAATCAGAGATCTGCAGGTGGACAATGAGAGACTGCACCACGAGCTTGACTCACTCAAG GATAAGTTGGAGCAGCAGTATTCTCAGAGCTATAAGCAGATCTCCATGCTGGAGGATGACCTCAGCCAGACTCGAGGCATCAAGGAGCAGCTGCATAAATATGTCAGAGAGCTAGAGCAGGCCAATGATGACCTGGAGAGAGCTAAGAG AGCTACAATTACGTCTCTGGAGGACTTTGAACAGAGACTAAACCAGGCCATAGAGAGGAATGCCTTTCTGGAGAGTGAACTGGATGAGAAGGAGTCTCTCTTGGTGTCTGTGCAGAGACTAAAAGATGAGGCCAGAG ACTTGCGGCAAGAGCTTGCAGTGCGAGAGAGGCAGCCAGATTTGATGAGAATGTCTGTGCCTAGCTCTCCTACTCcagacaatgacaaaacagactCAGTTGTCCAGGCCTCACTGTCCCTACCTGCTACACCTCTCAGCAAGAACCTGGACAATGCTTTTACCAGCCAGACAG TTCTGGCCAACAGTTGCACTAATGCAGCCCTCACTCCATCTGCTAGAATATCAGCCCTCAATATCGTAGGTGATTTACTGCGCAAAGTTGGG gcTTTAGAGTCTAAACTTGCAGCCTGTAGAAATTTTGCCAGGGACCAGGCAGCCAGGAAGAACTATGTCACAAATGTCAACGGCAATCTGATTAATGGAGAGCTTACAAATTACTCTCACTCGCTTCACACGTCCTACTTCGACAAAGC
- the ndel1a gene encoding nuclear distribution protein nudE-like 1-A isoform X5 yields MPEVSVMDANMIPKFVSKEEEIDFWKGLSFKYKKSYNEAQEELLEFQEGSRELETELETQLGQAEHRIRDLQVDNERLHHELDSLKDKLEQQYSQSYKQISMLEDDLSQTRGIKEQLHKYVRELEQANDDLERAKRATITSLEDFEQRLNQAIERNAFLESELDEKESLLVSVQRLKDEARDLRQELAVRERQPDLMRMSVPSSPTPDNDKTDSVVQASLSLPATPLSKNLDNAFTSQTVLANSCTNAALTPSARISALNIVGDLLRKVGALESKLAACRNFARDQAARKNYVTNVNGNLINGELTNYSHSLHTSYFDKARERVIFPALLLAGQ; encoded by the exons ATGCCAGAA GTTTCTGTCATGGATGCAAATATGATTCCAAAATTTGTTTCCAAAGAAGAGGAAATTGATTTCTGGAAGGGTCTTTCATTCAAGTACAAGAAAAG TTATAACGAAGCACAGGAAGAGTTGCTGGAGTTCCAAGAGGGGAGCAGAGAGCTGGAGACAGAGCTGGAAACGCAGCTGGGTCAAGCGGAGCATCGAATCAGAGATCTGCAGGTGGACAATGAGAGACTGCACCACGAGCTTGACTCACTCAAG GATAAGTTGGAGCAGCAGTATTCTCAGAGCTATAAGCAGATCTCCATGCTGGAGGATGACCTCAGCCAGACTCGAGGCATCAAGGAGCAGCTGCATAAATATGTCAGAGAGCTAGAGCAGGCCAATGATGACCTGGAGAGAGCTAAGAG AGCTACAATTACGTCTCTGGAGGACTTTGAACAGAGACTAAACCAGGCCATAGAGAGGAATGCCTTTCTGGAGAGTGAACTGGATGAGAAGGAGTCTCTCTTGGTGTCTGTGCAGAGACTAAAAGATGAGGCCAGAG ACTTGCGGCAAGAGCTTGCAGTGCGAGAGAGGCAGCCAGATTTGATGAGAATGTCTGTGCCTAGCTCTCCTACTCcagacaatgacaaaacagactCAGTTGTCCAGGCCTCACTGTCCCTACCTGCTACACCTCTCAGCAAGAACCTGGACAATGCTTTTACCAGCCAGACAG TTCTGGCCAACAGTTGCACTAATGCAGCCCTCACTCCATCTGCTAGAATATCAGCCCTCAATATCGTAGGTGATTTACTGCGCAAAGTTGGG gcTTTAGAGTCTAAACTTGCAGCCTGTAGAAATTTTGCCAGGGACCAGGCAGCCAGGAAGAACTATGTCACAAATGTCAACGGCAATCTGATTAATGGAGAGCTTACAAATTACTCTCACTCGCTTCACACGTCCTACTTCGACAAAGC AAGAGAGAGGGTCATTTTCCCTGCGTTGCTCTTGG
- the ndel1a gene encoding nuclear distribution protein nudE-like 1-A isoform X6, protein MPEVSVMDANMIPKFVSKEEEIDFWKGLSFKYKKSYNEAQEELLEFQEGSRELETELETQLGQAEHRIRDLQVDNERLHHELDSLKDKLEQQYSQSYKQISMLEDDLSQTRGIKEQLHKYVRELEQANDDLERAKRATITSLEDFEQRLNQAIERNAFLESELDEKESLLVSVQRLKDEARDLRQELAVRERQPDLMRMSVPSSPTPDNDKTDSVVQASLSLPATPLSKNLDNAFTSQTVLANSCTNAALTPSARISALNIVGDLLRKVGALESKLAACRNFARDQAARKNYVTNVNGNLINGELTNYSHSLHTSYFDKARERVIFPALLLGQ, encoded by the exons ATGCCAGAA GTTTCTGTCATGGATGCAAATATGATTCCAAAATTTGTTTCCAAAGAAGAGGAAATTGATTTCTGGAAGGGTCTTTCATTCAAGTACAAGAAAAG TTATAACGAAGCACAGGAAGAGTTGCTGGAGTTCCAAGAGGGGAGCAGAGAGCTGGAGACAGAGCTGGAAACGCAGCTGGGTCAAGCGGAGCATCGAATCAGAGATCTGCAGGTGGACAATGAGAGACTGCACCACGAGCTTGACTCACTCAAG GATAAGTTGGAGCAGCAGTATTCTCAGAGCTATAAGCAGATCTCCATGCTGGAGGATGACCTCAGCCAGACTCGAGGCATCAAGGAGCAGCTGCATAAATATGTCAGAGAGCTAGAGCAGGCCAATGATGACCTGGAGAGAGCTAAGAG AGCTACAATTACGTCTCTGGAGGACTTTGAACAGAGACTAAACCAGGCCATAGAGAGGAATGCCTTTCTGGAGAGTGAACTGGATGAGAAGGAGTCTCTCTTGGTGTCTGTGCAGAGACTAAAAGATGAGGCCAGAG ACTTGCGGCAAGAGCTTGCAGTGCGAGAGAGGCAGCCAGATTTGATGAGAATGTCTGTGCCTAGCTCTCCTACTCcagacaatgacaaaacagactCAGTTGTCCAGGCCTCACTGTCCCTACCTGCTACACCTCTCAGCAAGAACCTGGACAATGCTTTTACCAGCCAGACAG TTCTGGCCAACAGTTGCACTAATGCAGCCCTCACTCCATCTGCTAGAATATCAGCCCTCAATATCGTAGGTGATTTACTGCGCAAAGTTGGG gcTTTAGAGTCTAAACTTGCAGCCTGTAGAAATTTTGCCAGGGACCAGGCAGCCAGGAAGAACTATGTCACAAATGTCAACGGCAATCTGATTAATGGAGAGCTTACAAATTACTCTCACTCGCTTCACACGTCCTACTTCGACAAAGC AAGAGAGAGGGTCATTTTCCCTGCGTTGCTCTTGG
- the ndel1a gene encoding nuclear distribution protein nudE-like 1-A isoform X3 yields MPEVSVMDANMIPKFVSKEEEIDFWKGLSFKYKKSYNEAQEELLEFQEGSRELETELETQLGQAEHRIRDLQVDNERLHHELDSLKDKLEQQYSQSYKQISMLEDDLSQTRGIKEQLHKYVRELEQANDDLERAKRATITSLEDFEQRLNQAIERNAFLESELDEKESLLVSVQRLKDEARDLRQELAVRERQPDLMRMSVPSSPTPDNDKTDSVVQASLSLPATPLSKNLDNAFTSQTVLANSCTNAALTPSARISALNIVGDLLRKVGALESKLAACRNFARDQAARKNYVTNVNGNLINGELTNYSHSLHTSYFDKATVNGINSGMMANISAAQLSSSPSGLVLSV; encoded by the exons ATGCCAGAA GTTTCTGTCATGGATGCAAATATGATTCCAAAATTTGTTTCCAAAGAAGAGGAAATTGATTTCTGGAAGGGTCTTTCATTCAAGTACAAGAAAAG TTATAACGAAGCACAGGAAGAGTTGCTGGAGTTCCAAGAGGGGAGCAGAGAGCTGGAGACAGAGCTGGAAACGCAGCTGGGTCAAGCGGAGCATCGAATCAGAGATCTGCAGGTGGACAATGAGAGACTGCACCACGAGCTTGACTCACTCAAG GATAAGTTGGAGCAGCAGTATTCTCAGAGCTATAAGCAGATCTCCATGCTGGAGGATGACCTCAGCCAGACTCGAGGCATCAAGGAGCAGCTGCATAAATATGTCAGAGAGCTAGAGCAGGCCAATGATGACCTGGAGAGAGCTAAGAG AGCTACAATTACGTCTCTGGAGGACTTTGAACAGAGACTAAACCAGGCCATAGAGAGGAATGCCTTTCTGGAGAGTGAACTGGATGAGAAGGAGTCTCTCTTGGTGTCTGTGCAGAGACTAAAAGATGAGGCCAGAG ACTTGCGGCAAGAGCTTGCAGTGCGAGAGAGGCAGCCAGATTTGATGAGAATGTCTGTGCCTAGCTCTCCTACTCcagacaatgacaaaacagactCAGTTGTCCAGGCCTCACTGTCCCTACCTGCTACACCTCTCAGCAAGAACCTGGACAATGCTTTTACCAGCCAGACAG TTCTGGCCAACAGTTGCACTAATGCAGCCCTCACTCCATCTGCTAGAATATCAGCCCTCAATATCGTAGGTGATTTACTGCGCAAAGTTGGG gcTTTAGAGTCTAAACTTGCAGCCTGTAGAAATTTTGCCAGGGACCAGGCAGCCAGGAAGAACTATGTCACAAATGTCAACGGCAATCTGATTAATGGAGAGCTTACAAATTACTCTCACTCGCTTCACACGTCCTACTTCGACAAAGC